The proteins below come from a single Podarcis muralis chromosome 8, rPodMur119.hap1.1, whole genome shotgun sequence genomic window:
- the BASP1 gene encoding brain acid soluble protein 1, with amino-acid sequence MGGKLSKKKKGYNVNDEKAKDKDKKAEGAAVEEGEALKENEQSQATTTETAEVKENNQEDKQGDKEAKKAEEKEGEKETAAPSQEEPKKPEPEKPEAAVDAKAEPPKNNEQQAPKAEEPSPAAPPPASSDAPKPSEPSSDAKASQPSEATATSKVDDKGKEEGEVKKTEAPAVPTAPQETKSEVAPASDSKPSSSEAAPSSKETPATTEAPSSTPKASEPAAPPEEAKPSEAPATNSDQTIAVKD; translated from the coding sequence ATGGGAGGCAAACTgagcaagaagaagaagggcTACAATGTGAATGACGAAAAGGCCAAAGACAAGGACAAGAAGGCTGAGGGGGCGGCCGTGGAGGAAGGCGAGGCTCTGAAGGAGAACGAGCAGAGCCAGGCCACCACAACGGAGACGGCAGAAGTGAAGGAGAACAACCAGGAGGATAAGCAGGGAGACAAGGAGGCCAAGAAGGCggaagagaaagaaggggagaaagagaCGGCTGCCCCGAGCCAGGAAGAGCCCAAGAAACCTGAGCCGGAGAAGCCTGAGGCTGCCGTCGATGCCAAGGCTGAGCCTCCGAAGAACAACGAGCAGCAGGCGCCCAAAGCGGAGGAGCCCAGCCCTGCCGCTCCTCCTCCAGCCAGCAGCGACGCGCCGAAACCTTCTGAGCCCAGCAGCGATGCAAAAGcttcccagccttcagaagccacAGCTACTAGTAAAGTAGATGACAAGGGcaaggaggaaggggaagtcaaAAAGACTGAGGCTCCTGCAGTACCCACAGCCCCCCAAGAAACTAAAAGTGAAGTGGCCCCAGCTTCAGACTCAAAACCTAGCAGCAGCGAGGCTGCGCCTTCTTCCAAGGAGACCCCGGCAACAACAGAAGCACCTAGTTCTACTCCTAAGGCCTCGGAGCCTGCGGCCCCGCCAGAGGAAGCAAAACCATCTGAAGCCCCGGCAACTAATTCGGATCAAACCATAGCAGTGAAAGATTAA